GAAGGCATAGAAGTTGAAAGATCGCTGGAGATACCGCCTGTTCCAAATACGATATCTTCTGAAAGCGGTAACGATCTTAGGTACATGAAACCCCCGACAAGAACTACAACTACAGATACCAATATCATAAGAGGCGGAACAAGTCGTACCCACCCTTTGAATTCTCTCAGAGCCTTCCTTGCCACTGAAATCACGAGAATCAGGATGATTGTGTAGAACCCAAAGAGAAAGATAGAATCTATGAAGCCGACTTCGAGGACCTCTTCTGGAATAGCGATTTCAAAACCGCCGTCGGCTCTCTGTGCCATTGAAGATTCTGCTTCTTCAGAGAAAAATGAAGGTTGCTCCTCGTCTCTCGAAGACTCTATCTCGCTTTCTGAGACCTCAGAGACAGCGGCTCTGTTTGCTGAAGGAATCAACCCTCCTCTGTAATCGCCCAGAAGGGCTATGGTCAGCAGAGGAAGAAGGACCGCTAGAGTAAGGAAGACTCTTGGTGCCTTCGGTATTAGAAGCAGTCTTACGAATATCAATATCAGAGTGACATAGGCTCCAGTGTGGTGTAGAACGGGACTAACCGAAAGAGAAAATCCCACAATGAAGACTCCTGCAACTGAGATGTATTCGTTTCTGTCCATCGAGAGAACGATTCCTGCCATAGCTCCCAGTGCGGAAACCGACAGAGCTAAACCGCTTCTCAAAACTCCAAACAACAGAATAGTTGTTGTGAATAGCAGGGTTGGAAGAAGCAAGTAGACGCTGCACCCCGTCTTTGTTCGTCCGAGGTAAAAGAGAAAGGCTACAAGTCCAGCAAGACAGACGGCAAAAACGGCTCCTCCAGCGAAGAACAACTGCACGAAGCAGATCAAAAAGGTTGTAGCGGCCCCCGTCAGCGAGGTTCTATCGATTCTCAAGATCGATCAGCACCTCCTGGATCGACTGATTGTCTCCTACGACACGTACGATTATCTGTTCCTGTTCAAGAAGGGCGGCACGCCTTCTGAGCTCTTCGATAGTTCTGGGAAGCATTTGGTAAGAGATAGTACGTTTGGTCCACGGTTCTCTGGGATTGAACGGAACAATAATAACAACTACACGGCTAGAGTGTGACCTTGCTTTAAGCAGATGCGGCAGGATCTCCTCTCCGAGATAAAGCGAGACTATTACGACCGTGGTTGAGGGATCGAAGCGTTCAAGATCACCTTCCAGAACATCTGGAAGCTGGGGGCCCTGATCACTGCCTTTACTTTCGGAGAGCGCTTCGGCGAAGTCTGTCCAGTCTCGGCCCGAATCGCTCAGCCTAAGTATCTTCTCACCGACAACTACGAGTCCTATACTTCCTCCAGTTTCATATGAGAACCTGACAAGACCAAGAGCAAGCTGGACTGCGATCTCTTCATAGTCGATTCTGATTTTCTCCCACACATCGCGGGCGAATATCTCCTTTGAAAGGTTGAGGTCGAGGTAGAGCAGGGTTTTGCTAACAGCGGTGTAGCCAAACTCCTTGCTCATGAGTTTTCCGAGCCTGGCAGATGCGTTCCAATGGATCCTGTTAAGAGGCTCTCTTTCATACTCCTTAATACCCTTGAAATCGACCGGGTCCTCCATCAACTGGAAATCGCTCCGCTTACCTGGAAGGAGTTCTCTGAGTCTCAGGGGAAAGGAATCGAGATTCAGGACTCTTGGAAGCACAAGAACGGATTCGACTGCCGAATATGTTGCAGTATGCGAGAAAAACCTAAGCGGATCTCTTGAAATGAGAACTACACGCGATATATCTTTCTTACCTCGCTTCCTGAAAGTCAGCCTAGTTTCTACTACGGAGTTATTGTCCGAAGAAAGGATTACTGAACTCTCCTCGGATCCAAGGTATTCTCTCTCCGCTCTTATGACAGGAAATATAGTACAGTTAAGAGATACCAGAGAGCCACCTTCGATTGTGTATTCAACAGTGAGAGATTCACCGGAGAAAAGCCTTTCTCTATCCGGGGAACGACTGATAACTAGCTTTCTTATAGTCGCTCTTGTGATGCAGTAATAGAGCCATACAATTGCCGAGAGAGTGAGGAATGTTGCCGAATACGCGTTGAAGAACAATATCGACCAGCAAATGGAAACTGCCGTCATTATTATTAGCGGTTTTCCTTTTGAGTTTATCTCCTCGAGTTCAAGCCTCTTCATAGTCTATAGGGATCGGTACAGACTCGACGATGTCAAGAACGATTTCTCTGCTGGATCTCCTCATGAGACGGGCTTCTGGCTTGATCATAATTCTGTGAGAGAGAATATCTGGAGCCACTTCCTTTACATCGTCGGGAATGACGTAATCCCTGCCTCTCAGTCCGGCTAGAGCCCTGGCGGTTTCCATCAAAGCGATTGAACCTCTTGGGCTAGAGCCTAGCTGAACATCTTTGTGTCTTCTTGTTGCATTGACAATGGAGACAATATACCCGAGAAGGGAGTCCTCAATTGCGACCTCTTTGACCAGGCGAAGGACTTCGTTCAGCTCCTCGCAATTGGAAACAGATCCTAACGAAGCTATCGGATGCTCCCGAAAGATTCCCTTAAGCAGACTCTTCTCGCTTTCCTCGCCTGGGTAGCCCATTGTCAAAGATATGGCAAACCTATCCAGTTGAGCTTCGGGAAGAGGGAAAGTCCCTTCAAATTCGACGGGATTTTGAGTCGCAATAACGAAGAAGGGATGCTCCATATTGAAGGTCTTGCCGTCTACTGTGACTTGTCTCTCTGCCATAGCTTCGAGTAGGGCAGATTGCGTTCTCGGAGTTGTTCTGTTCACTTCGTCGATGAGAAGAATCTGGGTGAAAACCGGCCCCCTTCTGAATGTGAACTCATTGGTCTTGAGGTTAAGAATACTGATGCCCGTAACGTCTCCTGGGAGAAGGTCGGGAGTACACTGCAGTCTGTTGAAATCGAGTCCCAGGGAAATGGCCAGACTTCTGGCCAACATCGTCTTCCCAACTCCGGGTACATCATTTATCAAGACGTGGCCGCCGCTTAGAAGGACTGCGAGAACTCTCTCGATAATAGCTTCTTTTCCTACTATCACTTTCGATATGTTATTGGTGAGCTTGCTTCCGAAATCTTCAATGGAAATCATAAACCACCTCTTCAAATTCCATGACCTGTAGAGTCTAGCACAGGTCAACGCAAACTATCAAAGATAT
The nucleotide sequence above comes from Mesotoga sp. Brook.08.105.5.1. Encoded proteins:
- a CDS encoding MoxR family ATPase — translated: MISIEDFGSKLTNNISKVIVGKEAIIERVLAVLLSGGHVLINDVPGVGKTMLARSLAISLGLDFNRLQCTPDLLPGDVTGISILNLKTNEFTFRRGPVFTQILLIDEVNRTTPRTQSALLEAMAERQVTVDGKTFNMEHPFFVIATQNPVEFEGTFPLPEAQLDRFAISLTMGYPGEESEKSLLKGIFREHPIASLGSVSNCEELNEVLRLVKEVAIEDSLLGYIVSIVNATRRHKDVQLGSSPRGSIALMETARALAGLRGRDYVIPDDVKEVAPDILSHRIMIKPEARLMRRSSREIVLDIVESVPIPIDYEEA
- a CDS encoding DUF58 domain-containing protein; the protein is MKRLELEEINSKGKPLIIMTAVSICWSILFFNAYSATFLTLSAIVWLYYCITRATIRKLVISRSPDRERLFSGESLTVEYTIEGGSLVSLNCTIFPVIRAEREYLGSEESSVILSSDNNSVVETRLTFRKRGKKDISRVVLISRDPLRFFSHTATYSAVESVLVLPRVLNLDSFPLRLRELLPGKRSDFQLMEDPVDFKGIKEYEREPLNRIHWNASARLGKLMSKEFGYTAVSKTLLYLDLNLSKEIFARDVWEKIRIDYEEIAVQLALGLVRFSYETGGSIGLVVVGEKILRLSDSGRDWTDFAEALSESKGSDQGPQLPDVLEGDLERFDPSTTVVIVSLYLGEEILPHLLKARSHSSRVVVIIVPFNPREPWTKRTISYQMLPRTIEELRRRAALLEQEQIIVRVVGDNQSIQEVLIDLENR